The genomic stretch CCAAATTTTACATGTCAAGAAAGGAAGATTTTTTTTGCCAGGGCCAAGAAAGGAAGGAAAACTTCAACCaaggccaaataaggaattctcttatatatgaatcttattctccggaccattccggacctcctcgtgatgtcctagatctcatctgagactccgaacaaaacttcgaactccattccatattccatatctacttaaaacgacatcaaaccttaagtgtgtcaccctacggttcgtgaagtatgcagacatggttgagactcttctccgaccaataaccaatagcgggatatggagatccataatggctcccacatattcaacaataacttagtgatcgattgaaccatttacatacgatatcgattcccttttgtctcgcgatattttacttgtccgaggtttgatcatcggtatctccataccttgttcaacctcttctccgacaagtactctttactcgtaccgtggcatatcatctcttgtgaactattcacatgcttgcaagctaatcagacgacattccaccgagagggcccagagtatatctatccgtcatcgggatggacaaatcccactcttgatccatatgcctcaactcatactttacgaatacttaatcccacctttataaccacccatttacgcagtgacgtttgatgtaatcaaagtacccttccggtataagtgatttacatgatctcatggtcgaaggactaggtaactatgtatcggaagcttatagcaaattgaacttaatgacgtgatcttatgctacgcttatttgggtgtatgtccattataccattcattcaatgacataaccttgttattaataacatccaatgttcatgatcacgaaaccatgatcatctattaatcaacaagctagttatacaagaggcttagtagggactccttgttgtttgcataacacacatgtatcaatgttttggttaatacaattatagcatggtatgcaaacatttatcataaacacaaagatatattataataaccattttattattgcctcttgggcatatctccaacagcaacCCCCTCCTGGcctattaacccggagccttatgtacctaagagcacaagggtaccaatgccatcactgaagcctcttctCCCCAggaccttgggaacttagtgtcgaggaaaccgacgcggccgcggctgctcaccatgagaaatggaaggcggaagtcAAGGCGAAAAAGAGAATGAGCCCAAGTCGTTATTTAGTCAGaatcaaaagaagtgggctaaggattTTTTGACGACACCATCCCAAATCCAGCAGAATCTGCcagacgactatggacgtgaatttcGTAGGAAAGTAGAATTATTGGAAGAAGccatggcggagaagaaagccttggaggagaaggagaagaaacccttggaggagaagaaataagcaAGTAAAAAATGGGGGAAACAAGTTTTCCAGCTCGGGGGACAGaaaaaacaatcgatccccccgctcatagtggaaGCCGGTCCTTCTGTTACGTCAtccttcagagccgatatggataaggacaTGAAACTATTGGACCCCGCTGTCCTAGCAGCTGCtagagcacagggattgactgtaacggcgGCCAAAGAAAAAGCGGCCgagttcggtatgactcttcgtgcattgttaggccttgaggatgcgccaataagtgaggtagcatttacatatgtgcggaatgggtCTCTCGTCGAGCTTGCGCAGGAAATGAGTCTACCAACACAAATGCGAAATCTGCTATGCTGGTACAaggatttcataaaaaataatgtCGCCGAAGAATatattatgcggaagttagagaagAGCACCAATTCAAACAGTACTGTGtacaagttcatatgagtgagttgtttcagttgtttaatctgcgcgagctcgacaaatgtatcctgagttgctacgttctgtaagtgatttatttctataattaaatCTCTACATCATCTCGTTCATTGGCTGCACTATATTATCATAACTATattcttgtgtacgctattatgcagaatgaagcttgAGGAATGCAAAAAgaggaacatccttgatgttaggttcattgacccacatatcacTAATGaatatgtgttagaaaaatacCCCAAAGACGTGAAGAAAGACTTGTATAAGTTTCTTAAAAAGCAAGAActcaaaagtgaaattctatttctttaccattttgggtgagtgtttctatcttgtgcacattctcttttgttatgtctaatcgatgagttatgcatgactgtgcatgtaacgtgtccgcaggttccactggattctgctaataattgaatTTGACAAGTCCAGAGTTctcgtcatggactctctgaatatgaaaCCAAAGCATTGGGTCGGCATAAGAttaatgctgcaaaagtaattattttcaatcatttgcgcaatatatcggcctctttcgttGATTTTTTctgatatcaagtaactaataactcccttattcatttaatttctttgccctgtagggtttggaaacggttcaaAGAAAACATAACCGGTGAATTCAAAGATGAGCTAACATTTAGAAGGTTAGCTAAtgtggatactcagccaccggggaccaatctatgtggataccatGCTTGTGAGTACATCCGGGgacacacctctgagcggagggcTCAAGATATCAACTTGCGGAGGATGACTTGCGGAAGAAGCTTAATCCAGAAGCTCACTTCCGACCAATTAAAGAGGAAttagcaggatttttgatgagggaagtcctccatcgtaaaggagaacactattacaagGACTAAGAACTTCTGCTGACGTAAATTGTATATGTCCCGGTTGTTTCaagttgtatatggtcacccgagattgaatattatatattcctcttgcattcttcttgtttgaaatttcaaacttgtttgaaatttcaaactgtaacgtgtatatagtagtgtagaatatgtgtactgaaacttctttgaaattaaaataaaacacaaaataaaatataaaagaaatgaaacacaacaaaaagaaaccagatttagggggttaaaaccctaaacctgcggagacctttagtctcggttggtctggccaaccgcgactaaagatcctccgccccgacggacgcctgccgcccacgtggatgagcctttagtcccggttcgtaagcaaccgcggctAAAGGGGGAGATTTAGTCTCGcataattagtcccggttgcgcaaccgagactaaagcccgttaccaaccgggactaaagcccttttttctactagtgtagcgATGGGTGAGAGCCAAGCTATCAAGTGTGTCAAGTGCTTTGCCGTTGCAATGCTGAAGGTGTTCGGCGAGGTTTATTTACGAGCACCTAATGAAGCAGATACAATAAGGCTTCTTGAGTTCAACAAGAATCATGGTTTTCCAGGTATGTTTGGTTCAAAGGCCACAAAAAAGATTCTACTATAATCCTTGAAGTTGTGATTGACTATGAAATTTGGATTTGGCATGTTTTTTTCGGATTGCCCGGTACGTTGAACGACATCAACGTTGTCCAACGGTCACCCTTAATGAGCAGGATTGCTTTGGATGATACTTTCAAGTCAATTGGTGCACATACAACTTTGGATACTTTCTAGCCGACGGCATCTACCCAAAttagcaaacatttgtgaagccagtTGTCAAACCATCTAGTAAGAAACAAGTTCAATTTCACAATGCACAAGTGACGGCAAGGAAAGATGTTAAGAGAGCATTTGAGATTTTCCAAGCCCAATTTACTATTGTGAGAGAACTGCTAAATTTTGGCATCAAGAGGTCCTTTGATACATCTTGAATGCAAGtatcatcatgcataacatgattattgaagatgagcgtgGTCAAGCCAATGACTGCTTGCACTATGAGTTGATGGGCCAGCCAGTTCGAAGTTCGGGTGCATAGGAGAGAAAAGAGAGTTGACAAATTAATTGCCTCCTACAAAGCTATTCGGAAGGAGGAAACTCATCTTGACATCTGATNNNNNNNNNNNNNNNNNNNNNNNNNNNNNNNNNNNNNNNNNNNNNNNNNNNNNNNNNNNNNNNNNNNNNNNNNNNNNNNNNNNNNNNNNNNNNNNNNNNNAAATACTCAAGAACTGAGTAAATGTAACACTGTCCAAACTACCCAAATTGAAAGGAAAAAACTCGATCTTCCACTCATGGCACTCTGTGTTTACCTTTGAGTTTCCTGAGCCAAGACAAATACCGATGGCACTCTTTGTTCATCATGTACGCCTGTAAGAAATCGGTAAAATGCTGCGAGATACATAATTCCCAAGTAGGGATGCAAAGCCTTCCTCAGGAAGGTTACTGCAAATGGCGCAAACACATAATAAGCAAGCAAAGAACAGACGTGATAAAACCATCACACTATCATGTATAACAAAACAAGGATCTAACATTAACCTGAAATCAATTCCACCACCTAACGAACCACCAGATTCATGGCTCGATCCGAACTCCAAACTCTCAATAGCGAGCTCTGCAGGGTAAGAGGAGCAGCTGATCTCCTAGCATCCAGCCTCCCCTTTACGAATTCTCACAATGAGTGGGATATAGTACTGATTCGGCACACCACTACCGGCGTGGTTCTGTTTCTCGCCGTCTTCACCTTGGCCCTCTTGCTCGATGTCTTGCTCGGCTCCATCGACAGGGCTGGGCAAGAGCACTTCAACTTCCATCTGCTCACTCTTACAGGTCATTGTGAGTGTTATCCTGTTGGTGCCCTCTATGTCTTTGATCTCGAAGGGGAAGTCTTCCCCTAGTACTTTTGCCTGGCAGAGCAGTGACACTACTATTGCAGTTCAGATCAACCACTGTTGTCGATTTAGCCGCAGTAATTGGGAAGCGAAATGAAAATCTGTGTGCAAGAGGTGGGCTATAATTTACTCATGTGCTTATCCAGCATAACTAATTGATGTGAAGTGCGTATGGACTGTATGGCGTCTGTATACGTGTGCATTCCCAATTGTTTCTGTGAACAACTTCAATATTTTGGCTAAGCTATTTTTTTTTGGAACGGTTGGTCCTATGATTCCGGACTAGGATGATCTTCAATTCAAAATATTGAGTGGTTATTCAGTTCCAAATCCAAGCCTGCTACGCCTAAAGATTAGGAATGCAACTTAGTTTTTGTTGCCAAAAGTTGCGACAGTTGCATGTCAAATCTTCAAACCATATTTGTGTGGCACTTTGTCTAAGCCTATCTAAGTTTAGCCGTGGCAAAGttggctttgaaacaaacaagcaGTCCATTCTCAGAGTGGCTAATATTTTTCACCAGGATAGGTACTCAACAAATGCAGCATCAATTATTCAAGGAAGGAAGTTTTGCAGAAGACAGTTCCTCACATAATCTTGATAACCAAGGCCAGTACACCTGTAgataaaataaaagctctatAGCAGCATTTGCCTCCTTGAGTCACCACTCAGTCATAACTACAGAATGAGCAAATGCTCAAAAACTGATAAAAAGTGACACTGTCCAAACTGCCCGAATTGAGAAGGAAGAACTTGATCTTCCACTCTACTCAACGTTTGATCAGACCTTTGAGTTTCCTGAGCCAAGACAAGTACTCATGGCACTCTTTGTTTATCATGTACGCGTGCAAGAAATCGGTAAAGTGCTGCGAGATGCCCCTAATTCCCAAGTAGGGATGCAAAGCCTTCTGAATCTCCTCAGGAAGGTTACTGCAAATGATACAAACCCATGATAAGCAAACCTAGAACAGACCTGACAAAACCATCACACTATCATCAAGTAGCAACAACAAAGATGCAGAAGACTAACCTGAAAGCAGTTCCACCACTCAACGAACCACCAGATGCACCGCTGGATCGGAACTCCAGGCTCTCGATGACGAGCTCCGTAGGGTAAGAACGGCAGCTGATCTCCAAGCACGAAGCAGCTGCCCCTTTGTGAATTCTCACCACGAGTGGGATACAGTAGTACTGACTAGACACAACATCACTACTGGCGTGGCTCTGGCTCTGTTTTTCGCCGTCTTCAGCTTGGTCCTCTTCAACAGGGCTGGGCAAGAGCACCTCCACTTCGATCTGCTCGCTCTTACAGGTCCTCGTGAGCGTTATCCTGTTGGTGCCCTCCTTGTCTTTGATCTCGAAGGGGAAGTCTTCCCCTAGTATCTTTGCCTGGCAGAACAAATTCACACATTATGACATTATTACATATTCAGATCAACAACTATTGCAAAATCAGCTGCAGTATTCTCAAAGAAATAAAGAATCAGCTGCAGTAAATGGGAGTACAAGAAGCGGGCCAGTACCCAGTTAGGCTTCCTGCACTCGCTCTGGGCGGAGGAGATCTCGAAGTTTATGACCCGGAGGAGCTGGGCGTCGGCGGCGCTCGGCTGCGGAGCGGGGAGGGAGGAGAAAGGGGAGACGTGCGCCGCGCGATGGTGGAGAGGAAGGACGCGCCCGCCAGCTCGGCTGCCCAAGGCGGCGAgaagggccgccgcccttggagCGCGGCGTAGGGCGGAGGCGATGGCCATCGCTGCAAGGTTCTACGGAGGGTTTCgagttttcctcttctttttctcACCTTTGCACCCTGCCAGTAGTAGTTCAGTACTCACACCTCGAGCCAGCACACAATGACATAAGTAGGGCACACATTGGCGTGCCGTGCTTTTTTTGTTCAATGGACCTGACATTAAAAGAAACAACGAATGATATAAAGCATattaaaaaatgaaaattacaacgaGACCTTTGAAAagctcttcatcttcaaccttcataccatGTCGACGGCGTGTCGCCGCTGTCGCACCTTCCCAGGCCAGCCTAACGAAGTTGGTTGCGGACGGAAAGTCGTCGAACGGGTCAAGAAGACCGCATCCGTtccggagacgaagaagaaggataaaCTATCAATGAAGCTTTTTAACGATCCGAAAATCGTCATAGCCAGAAGAAGCTCTTAAAGACCACACCACTTCCACAACCTTCTCGACGTCACTGTCGAGATGGGGCTAAAGCCAAGGAGACCTTATTGGAAGAgacgccaccaccacctgagcaCTGCCCCACCAATCACGAACCCTAAAAATAAGAAAATGGAGCCCCCCGTCAGGCTCAGGCCCAACCAGATCTTCGGGCCGAAGAATCAAGCCTAGGCTCGACCCATTATAGGAAAAGCCCATTAGGCTTCAGGCCACGGGCCGGGCCTCTTCCCTAGTCACCGAAAACCAAGGCCCAACCCGACCTATCTATTGGGCTCAATATTCAGGCCTATGCCTAGCCCGTTGGCATGGTCTGGCTGGGCCGTCCATGCCCATGTATAAAAGGGGGAATACGCAAACAACCAACACCGCTCACATAAAACATGGCAGGTGTAGCATAAGCACGTTCGATTTCCATGTCACTTTCACATGAACAGTGCCGGAGCTTGGGCCAAAATTTGTGGGGG from Lolium rigidum isolate FL_2022 chromosome 4, APGP_CSIRO_Lrig_0.1, whole genome shotgun sequence encodes the following:
- the LOC124648639 gene encoding uncharacterized protein At2g39795, mitochondrial-like, which codes for MAIASALRRAPRAAALLAALGSRAGGRVLPLHHRAAHVSPFSSLPAPQPSAADAQLLRVINFEISSAQSECRKPNWAKILGEDFPFEIKDKEGTNRITLTRTCKSEQIEVEVLLPSPVEEDQAEDGEKQSQSHASSDVVSSQYYCIPLVVRIHKGAAASCLEISCRSYPTELVIESLEFRSSGASGGSLSGGTAFSNLPEEIQKALHPYLGIRGISQHFTDFLHAYMINKECHEYLSWLRKLKGLIKR